One genomic window of Bos taurus isolate L1 Dominette 01449 registration number 42190680 breed Hereford chromosome Y, ARS-UCD2.0, whole genome shotgun sequence includes the following:
- the LOC132344517 gene encoding melanoma antigen preferentially expressed in tumors-like isoform X1: MWPKLPQRTYLQDWFRSRCFRMGVWAPPRRLLELAGQSLLQNEALAVAALEELPVELFPPLFTAAFAGRHTHAVKAMVQAWPFACLPLGALMKDHEPHLETFQAALDGLDLLLAEEVRPRRWKLQVLDLRRNAHQDFWTLWCGIKASVCSLLEPEPAQPMQKARRVEAQAGLKPARAPVEVLVDLCLKEDTLDETLSYLLKKAKQRRSLLHLRCQKLRIFTVPVQSIRRILKLVQLDSIQDLEVNCTWKLATLGRFLPHLGRMGNLRRLLLSRVRLLPHTAPAREAHCVRQLTAQFLNLPHLQELSLDSISFLEGRLHQVLRCLKTPLETLCISNCLISESDLTYLSQCPSVSLLKDLGLSGVNLTSLSLEPLQVLIERTSATLQDLDLDECGIVDSQFSALLPSLSRCSQLTTFRFCGNPISMSVLESLLQHTVGLSKLSLVLYPAPLESYEDVRGTLHPGLLAQLHARLRQLVRTSGRASTVWFSSNTCPHCGDEIFYGIWPILCPCYMPA; encoded by the exons ATGTGGCCCAAACTCCCCCAACGAACGTACCTTCAG GACTGGTTCCGGAGTAGGTGCTTCAGGATGGGCGTCTGGGCGCCCCCCCGCCGACTCCTGGAGCTGGCCGGCCAGAGCCTGCTGCAGAACGAGGCCTTGGCCGTCGCGGCCCTGGAGGAGCTGCCCGTGGAGCTCTTCCCTCCGCTGTTTACGGCGGCCTTTGCCGGGAGGCACACCCATGCCGTGAAGGCGATGGTGCAGGCCTGGCCCTTTGCCTGCCTCCCTCTGGGCGCCCTGATGAAGGACCACGAGCCTCATCTGGAGACCTTCCAGGCTGCACTCGACGGCCTGGACCTCCTGCTTGCTGAGGAGGTCCGCCCCAG GCGGTGGAAGCTGCAGGTGCTGGACTTGCGCCGCAACGCCCACCAGGACTTCTGGACCCTGTGGTGTGGCATCAAGGCCAGCGTGTGCTCGCTGCTGGAGCCCGAGCCGGCCCAGCCCATGCAGAAGGCGCGCAGGGTGGAGGCGCAGGCGGGGCTGAAGCCGGCGCGGGCCCCTGTGGAGGTGCTGGTCGACCTGTGCCTCAAGGAGGACACGCTGGACGAGACCCTCAGCTACCTGTTGAAGAAGGCCAAGCAGAGGAGGAGCCTGCTGCACCTGCGCTGCCAGAAGCTGAGAATCTTCACCGTCCCCGTGCAGAGCATCAGGAGGATCCTGAAGCTGGTGCAGCTGGACTCCATCCAGGACCTGGAGGTGAACTGCACCTGGAAGCTGGCCACGCTGGGCAGGTTCCTGCCGCACCTGGGCCGGATGGGCAACCTGCGCCGGCTGCTGCTGTCGCGCGTGCGCCTGTTGCCGCACACCGCCCCCGCCCGGGAGGCGCACTGCGTCCGCCAGCTCACCGCCCAGTTCCTGAACCTGCCCCACCTGCAGGAGCTCTCCCTGGACTCCATCTCCTTCCTCGAGGGCCGCCTGCACCAGGTGCTCAG GTGCCTGAAGACCCCTCTGGAGACCCTGTGCATCAGCAACTGCCTGATTTCGGAGTCAGACCTGACGTACCTGTCGCAGTGCCCAAGCGTCAGCCTCCTGAAGGACCTGGGGCTCAGCGGGGTCAACCTGACCAGCCTCAGCCTGGAGCCCCTGCAGGTCCTGATCGAGAGGACCTCGGCCACCCTGCAGGACCTGGACCTGGACGAGTGCGGCATCGTGGACTCCCAGTTCAgcgccctcctgccctccctgagcCGCTGCTCCCAGCTCACCACCTTCCGCTTCTGCGGCAACCCCATCTCCATGTCCGTGCTGGAGAGCCTGCTGCAGCACACCGTGGGGCTGAGCAAGCTGAGTCTGGTGCTGTACCCCGCACCCCTGGAGAGCTATGAGGATGTGCGCGGCACCCTGCACCCGGGCCTCCTGGCTCAGCTGCACGCCCGGCTCAGGCAGCTGGTGCGCACGTCTGGGCGGGCCAGCACGGTCTGGTTCAGCTCCAACACCTGTCCCCACTGCGGTGACGAGATCTTCTACGGCATCTGGCCCATCCTGTGCCCCTGCTACATGCCCGCCTAG
- the LOC785023 gene encoding melanoma antigen preferentially expressed in tumors (The RefSeq protein has 1 substitution compared to this genomic sequence), with protein MWPKLPQRTYLQDWFRSRCFRMGVWAPPRRLLELAGQSLLQNEALAVAALEELPVELFPPLFTAAFAGRHTHAVKAMVQAWPFACLPLGALMKDHEPHLETFQAALDGLDLLLAEEVRPRRWKLQVLDLRRNAHQDFWTLWCGIKASVCSLLEPEPAQPMQKARRVEAQAGLKPARAPVEVLVDLCLKEDTLDETLSYLLKKAKQRRSLLHLRCQKLRIFTVPVQSIRRILKLVQLDSIQDLEVNCTWKLATLGRFLPHLGRMGNLRRLLLSRVRLLPHTAPAREAHCVRQLTAQFLNLPHLQELSLDSISFLEGRLHQVLRCLKTPLETLCISNCLISESDLTYLSQCPSVSLLKDLGLSGVNLTSLSLEPLQVLIERTSATLQDLDLDECGIMDSQFSALLPSLSRCSQLTTFRFCGNPISMSVLESLLQHTVGLSKLSLVLYPAPLESYEDVRGTLHPGLLAQLHARLRQLVRTSGRASTVWFSSNTCPHCGDEIFYGIWPILCPCYMPA; from the exons ATGTGGCCCAAACTCCCCCAACGAACGTACCTTCAG GACTGGTTCCGGAGTAGGTGCTTCAGGATGGGCGTCTGGGCGCCCCCCCGCCGACTCCTGGAGCTGGCCGGCCAGAGCCTGCTGCAGAACGAGGCCTTGGCCGTCGCGGCCCTGGAGGAGCTGCCCGTGGAGCTCTTCCCTCCGCTGTTTACGGCGGCCTTTGCCGGGAGGCACACCCATGCCGTGAAGGCGATGGTGCAGGCCTGGCCCTTTGCCTGCCTCCCTCTGGGCGCCCTGATGAAGGACCACGAGCCTCATCTGGAGACCTTCCAGGCTGCACTCGACGGCCTGGACCTCCTGCTTGCTGAGGAGGTCCGCCCCAG GCGGTGGAAGCTGCAGGTGCTGGACTTGCGCCGCAACGCCCACCAGGACTTCTGGACCCTGTGGTGTGGCATCAAGGCCAGCGTGTGCTCGCTGCTGGAGCCCGAGCCGGCCCAGCCCATGCAGAAGGCGCGCAGGGTGGAGGCGCAGGCGGGGCTGAAGCCGGCGCGGGCCCCTGTGGAGGTGCTGGTCGACCTGTGCCTCAAGGAGGACACGCTGGACGAGACCCTCAGCTACCTGTTGAAGAAGGCCAAGCAGAGGAGGAGCCTGCTGCACCTGCGCTGCCAGAAGCTGAGAATCTTCACCGTCCCCGTGCAGAGCATCAGGAGGATCCTGAAGCTGGTGCAGCTGGACTCCATCCAGGACCTGGAGGTGAACTGCACCTGGAAGCTGGCCACGCTGGGCAGGTTCCTGCCGCACCTGGGCCGGATGGGCAACCTGCGCCGGCTGCTGCTGTCGCGCGTGCGCCTGTTGCCGCACACCGCCCCCGCCCGGGAGGCGCACTGCGTCCGCCAGCTCACCGCCCAGTTCCTGAACCTGCCCCACCTGCAGGAGCTCTCCCTGGACTCCATCTCCTTCCTCGAGGGCCGCCTGCACCAGGTGCTCAG GTGCCTGAAGACCCCTCTGGAGACCCTGTGCATCAGCAACTGCCTGATTTCGGAGTCAGACCTGACGTACCTGTCGCAGTGCCCAAGCGTCAGCCTCCTGAAGGACCTGGGGCTCAGCGGGGTCAACCTGACCAGCCTCAGCCTGGAGCCCCTGCAGGTCCTGATCGAGAGGACCTCGGCCACCCTGCAGGACCTGGACCTGGACGAGTGCGGCATCGTGGACTCCCAGTTCAgcgccctcctgccctccctgagcCGCTGCTCCCAGCTCACCACCTTCCGCTTCTGCGGCAACCCCATCTCCATGTCCGTGCTGGAGAGCCTGCTGCAGCACACCGTGGGGCTGAGCAAGCTGAGTCTGGTGCTGTACCCCGCACCCCTGGAGAGCTATGAGGATGTGCGCGGCACCCTGCACCCGGGCCTCCTGGCTCAGCTGCACGCCCGGCTCAGGCAGCTGGTGCGCACGTCTGGGCGGGCCAGCACGGTCTGGTTCAGCTCCAACACCTGTCCCCACTGCGGTGACGAGATCTTCTACGGCATCTGGCCCATCCTGTGCCCCTGCTACATGCCCGCCTAG
- the LOC132344517 gene encoding melanoma antigen preferentially expressed in tumors-like isoform X2: MGVWAPPRRLLELAGQSLLQNEALAVAALEELPVELFPPLFTAAFAGRHTHAVKAMVQAWPFACLPLGALMKDHEPHLETFQAALDGLDLLLAEEVRPRRWKLQVLDLRRNAHQDFWTLWCGIKASVCSLLEPEPAQPMQKARRVEAQAGLKPARAPVEVLVDLCLKEDTLDETLSYLLKKAKQRRSLLHLRCQKLRIFTVPVQSIRRILKLVQLDSIQDLEVNCTWKLATLGRFLPHLGRMGNLRRLLLSRVRLLPHTAPAREAHCVRQLTAQFLNLPHLQELSLDSISFLEGRLHQVLRCLKTPLETLCISNCLISESDLTYLSQCPSVSLLKDLGLSGVNLTSLSLEPLQVLIERTSATLQDLDLDECGIVDSQFSALLPSLSRCSQLTTFRFCGNPISMSVLESLLQHTVGLSKLSLVLYPAPLESYEDVRGTLHPGLLAQLHARLRQLVRTSGRASTVWFSSNTCPHCGDEIFYGIWPILCPCYMPA, translated from the exons ATGGGCGTCTGGGCGCCCCCCCGCCGACTCCTGGAGCTGGCCGGCCAGAGCCTGCTGCAGAACGAGGCCTTGGCCGTCGCGGCCCTGGAGGAGCTGCCCGTGGAGCTCTTCCCTCCGCTGTTTACGGCGGCCTTTGCCGGGAGGCACACCCATGCCGTGAAGGCGATGGTGCAGGCCTGGCCCTTTGCCTGCCTCCCTCTGGGCGCCCTGATGAAGGACCACGAGCCTCATCTGGAGACCTTCCAGGCTGCACTCGACGGCCTGGACCTCCTGCTTGCTGAGGAGGTCCGCCCCAG GCGGTGGAAGCTGCAGGTGCTGGACTTGCGCCGCAACGCCCACCAGGACTTCTGGACCCTGTGGTGTGGCATCAAGGCCAGCGTGTGCTCGCTGCTGGAGCCCGAGCCGGCCCAGCCCATGCAGAAGGCGCGCAGGGTGGAGGCGCAGGCGGGGCTGAAGCCGGCGCGGGCCCCTGTGGAGGTGCTGGTCGACCTGTGCCTCAAGGAGGACACGCTGGACGAGACCCTCAGCTACCTGTTGAAGAAGGCCAAGCAGAGGAGGAGCCTGCTGCACCTGCGCTGCCAGAAGCTGAGAATCTTCACCGTCCCCGTGCAGAGCATCAGGAGGATCCTGAAGCTGGTGCAGCTGGACTCCATCCAGGACCTGGAGGTGAACTGCACCTGGAAGCTGGCCACGCTGGGCAGGTTCCTGCCGCACCTGGGCCGGATGGGCAACCTGCGCCGGCTGCTGCTGTCGCGCGTGCGCCTGTTGCCGCACACCGCCCCCGCCCGGGAGGCGCACTGCGTCCGCCAGCTCACCGCCCAGTTCCTGAACCTGCCCCACCTGCAGGAGCTCTCCCTGGACTCCATCTCCTTCCTCGAGGGCCGCCTGCACCAGGTGCTCAG GTGCCTGAAGACCCCTCTGGAGACCCTGTGCATCAGCAACTGCCTGATTTCGGAGTCAGACCTGACGTACCTGTCGCAGTGCCCAAGCGTCAGCCTCCTGAAGGACCTGGGGCTCAGCGGGGTCAACCTGACCAGCCTCAGCCTGGAGCCCCTGCAGGTCCTGATCGAGAGGACCTCGGCCACCCTGCAGGACCTGGACCTGGACGAGTGCGGCATCGTGGACTCCCAGTTCAgcgccctcctgccctccctgagcCGCTGCTCCCAGCTCACCACCTTCCGCTTCTGCGGCAACCCCATCTCCATGTCCGTGCTGGAGAGCCTGCTGCAGCACACCGTGGGGCTGAGCAAGCTGAGTCTGGTGCTGTACCCCGCACCCCTGGAGAGCTATGAGGATGTGCGCGGCACCCTGCACCCGGGCCTCCTGGCTCAGCTGCACGCCCGGCTCAGGCAGCTGGTGCGCACGTCTGGGCGGGCCAGCACGGTCTGGTTCAGCTCCAACACCTGTCCCCACTGCGGTGACGAGATCTTCTACGGCATCTGGCCCATCCTGTGCCCCTGCTACATGCCCGCCTAG